A single region of the Methylocystis echinoides genome encodes:
- a CDS encoding gamma-glutamylcyclotransferase family protein — MPLHFAYGSNMDVAAMARRCPRARLLGRARLPRWRLLLMPSGFASVSPEPRSVVHGALWEVPVSDVPALDRYEQVGQGLYVKKMIPVLREPHGAVPALVYVGAAPNQGAVWPGYLAEIVMAAQRLELPAPYVAWLSHLLAEQKKGPRG, encoded by the coding sequence GTGCCGCTTCATTTCGCCTATGGCTCGAACATGGACGTCGCCGCCATGGCGCGGCGATGCCCGCGGGCGCGGCTTCTCGGGCGGGCGCGGCTGCCGCGCTGGCGCCTTCTGCTCATGCCGTCGGGCTTCGCCAGCGTCAGCCCCGAGCCGCGCTCGGTCGTCCATGGCGCGCTCTGGGAGGTGCCGGTCTCGGACGTGCCGGCCCTCGACCGCTACGAACAGGTCGGCCAGGGGCTCTACGTCAAGAAAATGATTCCCGTGCTGCGCGAGCCCCACGGGGCCGTCCCCGCGCTGGTCTATGTCGGCGCGGCGCCGAATCAGGGCGCCGTCTGGCCCGGCTATCTCGCCGAAATCGTCATGGCGGCGCAGCGGCTGGAGCTGCCCGCCCCCTATGTCGCCTGGCTGTCCCACCTCCTTGCGGAACAAAAGAAAGGCCCGCGCGGATGA
- a CDS encoding RidA family protein → MSKPNEESPEARLAALGLALPAAAAPVANYVPYMRTGNLLFVSGQLPVGANGVDPAHKGKLGASVSLEDGQTAARQAALNVLAQAKAAVGDLARLRAVRVGGYVNALPDFGQVPQVVNGASDLFAAVLGENGKHARFAVGVAQLPLDAAVEVEGIFEILG, encoded by the coding sequence ATGTCCAAGCCGAACGAAGAGTCCCCGGAGGCGCGCCTCGCCGCGCTCGGCCTCGCCCTGCCCGCCGCAGCCGCGCCGGTCGCCAATTATGTTCCCTATATGCGCACAGGCAATCTGCTTTTTGTCTCAGGCCAGCTGCCGGTGGGCGCCAATGGCGTCGATCCGGCGCACAAGGGCAAGCTCGGCGCGTCCGTCTCGCTCGAGGACGGGCAGACGGCGGCGCGGCAGGCGGCGCTGAATGTTCTGGCGCAGGCCAAAGCCGCGGTGGGCGATCTGGCCCGGCTCAGGGCCGTGCGGGTCGGCGGCTACGTCAACGCCCTGCCCGACTTCGGCCAGGTGCCGCAGGTGGTGAACGGCGCGTCGGACCTTTTCGCCGCCGTGCTGGGCGAAAATGGCAAACACGCCCGCTTCGCCGTGGGCGTGGCGCAATTGCCGCTCGACGCCGCCGTGGAGGTCGAAGGCATTTTCGAGATTTTGGGATGA
- a CDS encoding TadE/TadG family type IV pilus assembly protein, with amino-acid sequence MLVEFALVLVPLIFLTLGSVDIGFILWEQIAVDRAVNAVARCVAVDPCRTKCANIQTYGAALATSIYPVTFTETTPGLAGCGTRISGSLTYRFMILPFANRALTASACYPRQTRFQC; translated from the coding sequence ATGCTCGTCGAATTCGCGCTTGTTCTTGTGCCGCTGATTTTCCTGACGCTCGGATCCGTCGATATCGGGTTCATCCTGTGGGAGCAGATTGCGGTCGATCGTGCGGTCAACGCCGTCGCACGTTGCGTCGCCGTCGATCCCTGTCGGACCAAATGCGCCAATATCCAGACCTATGGCGCCGCACTGGCCACGTCGATTTATCCCGTTACCTTTACAGAGACGACTCCGGGACTGGCCGGTTGCGGAACGCGAATAAGCGGGTCGCTGACATACCGCTTCATGATCCTGCCATTCGCCAACAGAGCGCTCACCGCATCGGCCTGCTATCCGCGCCAGACCCGGTTTCAGTGTTAG
- a CDS encoding SulP family inorganic anion transporter: MLRKHLDYYTRYLDHDIPAGVVVFLVALPLCLGIAVASGAPPFSGVIAGVVGGLVVSVLSGSQLSVSGPAAGLTVIIAAAAEKHGLGGMLLAVALSGLIQIGMGYARAGVIGAYFPSAVIKGMLAAIGLILIMKQLPHAVGYDADAESDLSFLEDDNNATFSFVWSSLNSISPGAVVVSAVSLAILLFWDTARIREHRILSFVPGPLVAVIFGVMFNMAATAVAPFFAIAPQHLVTLPQIYGPLQFAGEIRFPDFGLLTDYHIFVTAATLALVGSLETLLSLEAVDKLDPLKRTAPTNQELKAQGVGNFISGMMGGLPITAVIVRSSANINAGAHTKVACIMHGVLLLLSVMFLATVLNMIPLACLAAVLLLTGYKLAKPKLVAEQFEKGFEQFAPFAVTIAAILLTDLLKGMAIGMAVGLFFVLRANYHSAFTLTRDGKNYLLRLQKDVSFLNKAPLRNMLLDIEDDSFVVIDGSRAIFIDHDIMETLEDFMKAASDNNIQVELKNVRRLQAGPAMAPA, translated from the coding sequence GTGCTGCGCAAGCATCTCGACTATTACACGCGCTATCTCGACCATGACATCCCGGCGGGCGTGGTGGTCTTTCTGGTGGCGCTGCCGCTGTGTCTGGGCATCGCCGTCGCGTCGGGCGCGCCGCCGTTTTCCGGCGTCATCGCCGGCGTCGTGGGCGGCCTCGTGGTGTCGGTGCTGAGCGGCTCGCAACTCAGCGTGTCGGGTCCGGCGGCGGGCCTCACGGTGATCATCGCCGCGGCCGCCGAGAAACACGGTCTGGGCGGGATGCTGCTGGCGGTCGCGCTCTCGGGCCTCATCCAGATCGGCATGGGCTATGCGCGCGCAGGCGTGATCGGCGCCTATTTCCCTTCGGCGGTCATCAAGGGCATGCTGGCCGCGATCGGCCTGATCCTCATCATGAAGCAGCTTCCGCACGCCGTCGGCTACGATGCGGACGCCGAGAGCGACCTCTCCTTCCTCGAGGACGACAATAACGCGACCTTCTCCTTCGTCTGGTCGTCGCTCAATTCGATATCGCCCGGCGCGGTGGTCGTCTCCGCCGTGTCGCTCGCCATTCTGCTTTTCTGGGACACGGCGCGAATCCGGGAGCACAGGATTCTGTCCTTCGTGCCGGGGCCGCTCGTCGCGGTGATCTTCGGCGTCATGTTCAACATGGCGGCGACCGCCGTGGCGCCGTTCTTCGCAATCGCGCCGCAGCATCTGGTGACGCTGCCGCAGATTTACGGGCCGTTGCAGTTCGCGGGCGAAATCCGCTTCCCCGATTTCGGCCTGCTGACCGACTATCATATCTTTGTGACGGCGGCGACGCTCGCGCTGGTCGGCAGTCTCGAAACGCTTCTCAGCCTCGAAGCCGTGGACAAGCTCGATCCGCTCAAGCGCACCGCGCCGACCAATCAGGAACTGAAGGCGCAGGGCGTCGGCAATTTCATCAGCGGCATGATGGGCGGCCTGCCGATCACGGCGGTGATCGTGCGCTCATCGGCCAACATAAACGCCGGCGCCCACACCAAGGTCGCCTGCATCATGCATGGCGTGCTGCTGCTGCTCAGCGTCATGTTCCTCGCGACCGTGCTGAACATGATCCCGCTCGCCTGCCTCGCGGCGGTGCTGCTGCTCACGGGCTACAAGCTGGCCAAGCCGAAACTCGTCGCCGAGCAGTTCGAAAAGGGCTTCGAGCAGTTCGCGCCCTTCGCCGTCACCATCGCCGCCATCCTCCTGACCGATCTCCTGAAGGGCATGGCGATCGGCATGGCGGTGGGCCTGTTCTTCGTGCTGCGCGCCAATTACCACTCCGCCTTCACGCTGACGCGCGACGGCAAGAATTATCTCCTGCGCCTGCAGAAGGACGTCTCCTTCCTCAACAAGGCGCCCCTGCGCAACATGCTTCTGGACATCGAGGACGACAGTTTTGTCGTGATCGACGGGAGTCGCGCCATCTTCATCGATCACGACATCATGGAGACGCTCGAGGACTTCATGAAGGCCGCCAGCGACAACAATATCCAGGTCGAACTCAAGAATGTGCGCCGTCTGCAGGCCGGCCCGGCGATGGCGCCGGCCTAG
- a CDS encoding CPBP family intramembrane glutamic endopeptidase translates to MDKLTEQKPGLLLRLAKFPLIFLAILYVVLTYLYLSGYFFRTSFTQGPMQGLAASAMTCAMMLIMYAALVYFIERRNVSELVVAPMAWEFGFGLLLGFGLYSLCILILIGLGVYRIEGVNAWQVLLPGLAAPLATGVFEELLFRGGVFRIAEKWFGTWIALLISSLVFGLVHLENDAATMRGIVSISIWAGVLLAATYVLTRRLWLGIGLHAAWNYTQGTVYSGIVSGNQAPTSGLIKSTMQGPDWLTGGAFGVEASVIALLVCTAAGATMMVMAVWRGNILPPMWSRARDGDAGAV, encoded by the coding sequence GTGGACAAGCTGACCGAACAGAAACCGGGCCTGCTGCTGCGGCTGGCGAAATTTCCGCTGATCTTTCTGGCGATCTTATATGTGGTCCTGACCTATCTGTATCTTTCCGGCTATTTCTTCAGGACGTCCTTCACGCAGGGTCCCATGCAGGGCCTCGCCGCCTCGGCGATGACTTGCGCGATGATGCTGATCATGTATGCGGCGCTGGTCTATTTCATTGAGCGTCGTAACGTCAGCGAACTGGTCGTCGCCCCCATGGCCTGGGAATTCGGCTTTGGCCTTCTTCTCGGCTTCGGCCTTTACTCGCTGTGCATCCTGATCCTGATCGGCCTCGGCGTGTATCGCATCGAAGGCGTCAACGCCTGGCAAGTTCTTCTGCCGGGCCTCGCGGCGCCGCTGGCCACCGGCGTTTTCGAGGAACTCCTGTTTCGGGGCGGCGTGTTCCGCATTGCGGAGAAATGGTTCGGCACCTGGATCGCGCTGCTCATTTCCTCATTGGTGTTCGGTCTGGTGCATCTGGAAAACGACGCGGCCACGATGCGGGGCATCGTTTCCATCTCGATATGGGCGGGCGTTCTGCTGGCGGCGACCTACGTGCTGACGCGCCGCCTCTGGCTGGGCATTGGTCTCCACGCGGCCTGGAACTACACGCAAGGCACGGTTTACTCCGGCATCGTTTCCGGAAACCAGGCGCCCACGTCCGGCCTGATCAAATCCACCATGCAAGGCCCGGACTGGCTCACCGGCGGCGCCTTTGGCGTGGAAGCCTCGGTGATCGCGCTACTGGTCTGCACGGCGGCCGGGGCGACAATGATGGTCATGGCGGTATGGCGCGGCAACATCCTGCCGCCAATGTGGTCGCGCGCGCGCGATGGCGACGCGGGCGCCGTATAA
- a CDS encoding TadE/TadG family type IV pilus assembly protein yields the protein MSDVHRKRRPAHSNLGDGFDPMKHDGCEAKTRMRRFLIDAGGAALAEFALSASVLILIFIAIVDFGIYMYERDQIAKYGQGLMLYITQHAPDIYYDRLTLASITSAVTPATLGLTLPNVGAPTIAAGCGCASGGAISLGAFNNNPPKCNSSNVCNAVEPESAYVRASLTYNHRPFLLPAQFLPTITNQFIVKIN from the coding sequence TTGTCCGATGTTCACCGGAAACGGCGCCCCGCGCATTCAAACCTGGGAGACGGGTTTGATCCAATGAAACACGACGGCTGCGAGGCGAAGACGCGGATGCGACGATTCCTGATCGACGCCGGCGGCGCGGCGCTCGCTGAATTCGCGCTCTCCGCATCGGTTCTTATTCTGATCTTCATCGCGATCGTGGATTTCGGAATCTATATGTATGAACGGGACCAGATCGCCAAATATGGTCAGGGTCTGATGCTGTACATAACGCAGCACGCCCCGGATATCTATTACGACAGATTGACTCTGGCGAGCATTACAAGCGCCGTGACTCCAGCGACGCTGGGACTGACGCTGCCGAATGTGGGCGCCCCGACCATCGCCGCCGGTTGCGGCTGCGCTTCCGGCGGCGCCATCAGTTTGGGCGCATTCAACAACAACCCGCCAAAGTGCAATTCCAGTAACGTCTGCAATGCCGTGGAGCCGGAAAGCGCCTATGTGCGCGCAAGCCTGACTTACAACCACCGCCCCTTTCTTCTGCCGGCGCAATTCTTGCCGACGATAACCAATCAATTTATCGTGAAAATAAACTGA
- a CDS encoding cell envelope integrity EipB family protein: MTSKCAIAAAVFAAAMVSAFPARADGALPLAPHRAVYELTLDKAAGSKAPAQARGRIVFDFAATCEGYVQNFRQITELQPAEGATRLSDMISGTFEALDASDFRFKVETKVDGATSEAVDGKAVKKASRLSIDLTRPKRAHHDMDGPVFFPSEHLLHIVNAARAGEALLEARVYDGTGTGDKAFDTLTVIGKPMETPAEKPAQIDALRNMKRWRVAVSYFEPGKRDGQPIYVLSFDLFENGVSGALALDYGDFVLKGALKELSVQPATVCRK; the protein is encoded by the coding sequence ATGACTTCAAAGTGCGCGATCGCCGCCGCCGTTTTCGCCGCCGCCATGGTCTCGGCATTCCCAGCGCGCGCCGATGGCGCGCTGCCGCTGGCGCCCCATCGCGCCGTCTATGAACTGACCCTCGACAAGGCCGCGGGCTCGAAGGCTCCCGCGCAGGCGCGTGGCCGCATCGTCTTCGATTTCGCGGCGACCTGCGAAGGCTATGTGCAGAACTTCCGGCAGATCACCGAGTTGCAGCCGGCGGAAGGCGCGACGCGGCTTTCGGACATGATCTCGGGAACCTTCGAAGCGCTGGACGCGAGCGACTTCCGCTTCAAGGTAGAAACCAAGGTCGACGGCGCCACCTCCGAGGCGGTCGACGGCAAGGCCGTCAAGAAGGCCTCGCGCCTGAGCATCGACCTGACCAGACCAAAGCGCGCGCATCACGACATGGACGGGCCCGTCTTCTTCCCCAGCGAACATCTGCTGCATATCGTCAACGCCGCGCGCGCGGGCGAGGCGCTGCTGGAGGCGCGCGTCTATGACGGCACCGGGACGGGCGACAAGGCTTTCGACACGCTCACCGTGATCGGCAAGCCGATGGAGACGCCGGCGGAGAAACCGGCGCAGATCGACGCGCTCAGGAACATGAAGCGCTGGCGCGTCGCGGTCTCCTATTTCGAGCCCGGCAAGCGCGACGGGCAGCCGATCTATGTGCTGTCGTTCGATCTCTTCGAGAATGGCGTTTCCGGCGCGCTGGCGCTCGACTACGGCGATTTCGTGCTCAAGGGGGCGCTGAAGGAGCTTTCCGTGCAGCCCGCCACGGTCTGCAGGAAATGA
- a CDS encoding glycerophosphodiester phosphodiesterase family protein, with protein sequence MTQAPDWLVARPIAHRGLHDSRAGVIENSLSAARAAIASGFGVECDVQLTRDGDLVVFHDDTLERLTAQAGDVAHFDARALAALELTGGRDKIPTFAAFLSEIGGRTPLVVELKSRFDGDLRGAQRAAALLADYAGPVAIESFDPEPMALLRAHAQTLGIAHVPLGMVGEARYSEADWPMLSPAQRVEMTHFLHYPRSRPDFLSWSLADLPHAIPFLLRTTPGLPVTTWTVRSPEQAALAAQWTDQIVFEGFRP encoded by the coding sequence ATGACGCAGGCGCCGGATTGGCTGGTCGCGCGGCCGATCGCCCATCGCGGCCTGCATGATTCGCGCGCCGGCGTGATCGAGAATTCGCTCAGCGCGGCGCGCGCCGCCATCGCCTCGGGCTTTGGCGTCGAATGCGATGTGCAGCTGACCCGGGATGGCGATCTTGTCGTCTTTCACGACGATACGCTGGAGCGCCTGACGGCGCAGGCAGGCGATGTCGCGCATTTCGACGCGCGCGCGCTGGCGGCGCTGGAGCTGACGGGCGGACGGGACAAAATCCCGACCTTCGCCGCCTTCCTGTCGGAGATCGGCGGACGCACGCCGCTCGTCGTCGAACTCAAGAGCCGCTTCGACGGCGATCTGCGCGGCGCGCAGCGCGCCGCCGCGCTTCTCGCCGATTACGCCGGCCCCGTGGCGATCGAGAGCTTCGATCCCGAGCCAATGGCCTTGCTGCGCGCCCATGCGCAGACGCTGGGCATTGCGCATGTCCCGCTCGGGATGGTGGGCGAAGCGCGCTATAGCGAAGCGGACTGGCCGATGCTCTCGCCGGCGCAGCGCGTGGAGATGACGCATTTCCTGCATTATCCGCGCAGCCGGCCCGACTTCCTCTCATGGAGCCTGGCCGATCTGCCGCACGCCATTCCCTTCCTGCTGCGGACGACGCCGGGACTTCCCGTCACGACATGGACCGTGCGTTCGCCCGAACAGGCCGCTCTTGCGGCGCAGTGGACGGATCAGATCGTGTTCGAGGGTTTCCGTCCGTAG
- a CDS encoding DUF1217 domain-containing protein, which translates to MTTVGTYLSVAKDLTRWRKIAANRPQVASDTKYLAAKIGKATSIDALMKDRRLFGIAMKAFGLGDMTYASGMMRKVLEQGVDSPKDLANTLHNANMLAFAKAFDYAGGKAMVDTKDFVKSVTDRYVEQAMQADQGAQNPGVQLALYFRERAPQLTTIYGILADKNLQKVVQTALDIPEAASRQPVDTQARLLKAKVKIDDFKDPVKLEAFIKRFAAMYDMRNPGAGAKVDSNANALLYSASFLGSDQAVGVDMSLLLRRQNAARGV; encoded by the coding sequence ATGACGACAGTCGGAACCTATCTTTCGGTCGCGAAGGACCTCACGCGCTGGCGCAAGATCGCCGCGAACAGGCCGCAGGTCGCATCGGATACGAAATATCTCGCCGCCAAAATCGGCAAGGCGACGTCGATCGACGCGCTGATGAAAGACCGCCGTCTGTTTGGCATCGCCATGAAGGCCTTTGGCCTCGGCGATATGACCTACGCCTCCGGCATGATGCGCAAGGTGCTGGAGCAGGGCGTCGACAGTCCCAAGGATCTGGCGAACACGCTGCATAACGCCAACATGCTCGCCTTCGCGAAAGCCTTCGATTATGCCGGCGGCAAGGCGATGGTCGACACCAAGGATTTCGTCAAGTCGGTGACGGACCGCTATGTCGAGCAGGCGATGCAGGCCGATCAGGGCGCGCAGAATCCGGGCGTCCAGCTCGCGCTCTATTTCCGCGAGCGCGCGCCGCAGCTCACGACGATCTACGGCATTCTTGCCGACAAGAACCTGCAGAAGGTCGTGCAGACGGCGCTCGACATTCCCGAAGCCGCCTCGCGCCAGCCGGTCGACACGCAGGCGCGGCTGCTGAAGGCGAAAGTGAAAATCGACGATTTCAAGGACCCGGTGAAACTCGAGGCTTTCATCAAGCGCTTCGCCGCAATGTACGACATGCGAAATCCCGGCGCGGGCGCGAAGGTCGACAGCAACGCCAATGCGCTTCTCTACAGCGCGTCCTTCCTGGGCTCCGATCAGGCCGTCGGCGTGGATATGTCGCTGCTGCTGCGCCGGCAGAACGCGGCGCGCGGCGTCTAG
- a CDS encoding acylphosphatase yields MSRRIVRFFVAGRVQGVGFRNFLVREANARSLDGWTRNRADGSVETLVAGPEQDIAAFLAAAARGPSASRVDRLWEAPAEADALSGVEGFGMAATF; encoded by the coding sequence ATGAGCCGCCGCATCGTCCGCTTCTTCGTCGCGGGGCGCGTGCAGGGCGTGGGCTTCCGCAATTTTCTCGTCCGCGAGGCCAATGCGCGCAGTCTCGACGGCTGGACGCGCAATCGCGCGGACGGCTCCGTCGAGACGCTCGTCGCCGGACCGGAACAGGACATCGCCGCCTTTCTCGCGGCGGCGGCGCGCGGCCCCTCTGCGTCGCGCGTCGACCGCCTGTGGGAAGCGCCCGCCGAGGCGGATGCGCTTTCCGGCGTCGAGGGCTTCGGCATGGCCGCCACATTTTAG
- the panC gene encoding pantoate--beta-alanine ligase, producing the protein MNFPIPVVHTVAEMRAFVQARRAGGERIGLVPTMGALHTGHLSLVDEARRVAERVIVTIFVNPTQFGPNEDFTRYPRTLPADCEKLAGVAADLVFAPAVEEMYPSGFCTTVSLEGPAKAELEDHFRPTHFTGVATVVTKLLNQAQADVAVFGEKDYQQLLVIRALARDLDIATRIVGSETLRDPDGLAMSSRNVYLSAEERARAPALHRALSDAARRIAAGEVVGHVMGEAREAIVGAGFDIDYLEARHAETLARVARRHDGPIRLLAAARLGATRLIDNVAVPSE; encoded by the coding sequence ATGAACTTTCCAATTCCTGTCGTTCACACAGTCGCGGAGATGCGCGCCTTCGTGCAGGCGCGTCGCGCCGGCGGCGAACGGATCGGCCTCGTGCCCACCATGGGCGCTTTGCACACCGGCCATCTCTCGCTCGTCGACGAAGCGCGCCGGGTCGCCGAGCGGGTGATCGTGACGATCTTCGTCAATCCCACCCAGTTCGGGCCGAATGAGGATTTCACCCGCTACCCGCGCACGCTGCCCGCCGATTGCGAAAAGCTTGCGGGCGTCGCGGCCGATCTCGTCTTCGCGCCGGCCGTCGAGGAAATGTATCCGTCCGGATTTTGTACGACCGTCTCGCTCGAGGGCCCCGCGAAAGCGGAACTCGAAGATCATTTCCGTCCCACCCACTTCACCGGCGTCGCCACGGTGGTGACGAAACTGCTCAATCAGGCGCAGGCGGACGTCGCCGTCTTCGGCGAGAAGGATTACCAGCAGCTCCTCGTCATCCGCGCGCTCGCCCGCGATCTCGACATCGCGACACGGATCGTCGGCAGCGAGACGCTGCGCGATCCCGACGGGCTCGCCATGTCCTCGCGCAACGTCTATCTCTCGGCGGAGGAGCGCGCCCGCGCGCCGGCGCTGCACCGCGCCCTCTCGGATGCGGCGCGCCGCATCGCCGCGGGCGAGGTCGTGGGCCATGTGATGGGCGAGGCGCGCGAGGCCATCGTCGGCGCCGGCTTCGACATCGACTATCTCGAGGCGCGCCACGCGGAGACGCTGGCGCGGGTGGCGCGGCGTCATGACGGCCCGATCCGCCTGCTCGCGGCGGCGCGGCTCGGCGCCACGCGGCTGATCGACAATGTCGCGGTCCCCAGCGAATGA